The following proteins are encoded in a genomic region of Glycine max cultivar Williams 82 chromosome 18, Glycine_max_v4.0, whole genome shotgun sequence:
- the LOC106797183 gene encoding rhodocoxin, with the protein MAVANLQRLSSQAHRLPSLSFFSKSLIYRRTSSSTKKVADRIVRLSAIDFVGKKHEVVGLAGQTLLKALINTGLVDPESHRLEEIDACAAHCEVNIAQEWLDKLPPRSYDEEYVLVRNSRARALNKHSRLGCQVLLDLDLEGMVVALPEPRPWDTS; encoded by the coding sequence ATGGCAGTCGCGAATCTGCAGAGACTGTCCTCGCAAGCGCACCGCCTCCCCTCCCTCTCGTTCTTCTCCAAATCCCTGATCTACCGCCGCACCTCCTCTTCCACGAAGAAGGTCGCCGACCGCATCGTACGGCTCTCGGCGATCGACTTCGTGGGAAAGAAGCACGAGGTGGTGGGCCTGGCCGGCCAGACCTTGCTGAAGGCCCTGATCAACACGGGCCTGGTCGACCCGGAGTCCCACCGCCTCGAGGAGATCGACGCCTGCGCGGCCCACTGCGAGGTCAACATTGCCCAGGAGTGGCTCGACAAGCTCCCCCCTCGCTCCTACGACGAGGAGTACGTCCTCGTCCGCAATTCCCGAGCCAGAGCCCTCAACAAGCACTCCAGGCTCGGATGCCAGGTCCTCCTCGACCTCGACCTCGAAGGTATGGTCGTTGCTCTCCCCGAACCTAGGCCCTGGGACACTTCCTAA